A genome region from Corynebacterium uberis includes the following:
- the trpCF gene encoding bifunctional indole-3-glycerol-phosphate synthase TrpC/phosphoribosylanthranilate isomerase TrpF yields MPTSITGATATGSDLPTILQEIVADRRARLPEIRQRIAHVDPTRLPASTRSLYTALGGWEPEGRSRNRFIMECKSASPSLGSIRPDYHPGDLARIYSRYAAAISVLCEPDHFRGDYTHLATVAASTHLPVLCKDFIIDPVQIHAARYFGADAVLLMLSVLNDAEYRELADAAEALGLDVLTEVVTEEEVRRAVHLRARIIGINHRNLHDLSIDLDRSRRLAALLPDDAVVVAESGIRDHRTVVEIGARAHGFLVGSQLTGQPDVDLACRELVFGRAKVCGLRTGAEAQAARAAGASYGGLIFAEDSPRNVSRETALSIMAGEPGLRYVAVSRRSQGWEELAAIPGIHALQVQAPTCATAAEERQLLESVARQAGEVPLWRAVSIATQRDADLAAEVASWTDLVSTVVLDTGRGGTGTSFDWSLIPANHRERYLLAGGIGPDTIVAAAQTGCGGVDLNSRVEYPPSADTWAGHKDPAAITHCLTALRHASAPIVERNS; encoded by the coding sequence ATGCCCACTAGCATTACCGGCGCCACCGCCACCGGCTCTGACCTGCCCACCATCCTCCAGGAGATCGTGGCGGATCGCCGCGCCCGTCTGCCGGAGATTCGGCAGCGCATCGCCCACGTGGATCCCACCCGGCTGCCCGCCTCCACCCGCTCGCTCTACACGGCGCTGGGCGGCTGGGAGCCGGAGGGGCGCTCGCGCAACCGCTTCATCATGGAGTGCAAGTCCGCCTCGCCGTCGTTGGGGTCCATCCGGCCGGACTATCACCCTGGCGACCTGGCGCGGATCTACTCGCGCTACGCCGCGGCAATCTCCGTGCTCTGCGAGCCGGACCACTTCCGCGGCGACTACACCCACCTGGCTACGGTCGCCGCGTCGACCCACCTGCCGGTGCTGTGCAAGGACTTCATCATCGACCCGGTGCAGATCCACGCGGCCCGCTACTTCGGGGCCGACGCCGTGCTGCTCATGCTCTCCGTCCTCAACGACGCCGAGTACCGCGAGCTTGCCGACGCCGCCGAAGCGCTCGGCCTCGACGTCCTCACCGAGGTCGTCACCGAGGAGGAGGTGCGCCGCGCCGTGCATCTGCGGGCGCGCATCATCGGGATCAATCACCGCAACCTCCACGACCTGAGCATCGACCTCGACCGCTCCCGCAGGCTCGCCGCCCTGCTGCCTGACGACGCCGTCGTGGTCGCCGAATCAGGCATCCGCGACCACCGCACCGTAGTGGAGATCGGCGCCCGCGCGCACGGCTTCCTGGTGGGCAGCCAGCTGACAGGCCAGCCGGACGTGGACCTGGCCTGTCGCGAACTCGTTTTTGGCCGGGCGAAAGTCTGCGGGCTGCGCACCGGGGCGGAGGCGCAGGCGGCCCGCGCGGCCGGTGCGAGCTACGGCGGACTCATCTTCGCCGAGGATTCTCCGCGCAATGTTTCACGTGAAACGGCGCTATCCATCATGGCCGGTGAGCCGGGGCTGCGCTACGTGGCGGTCAGTCGGCGCAGCCAGGGGTGGGAGGAGTTGGCCGCGATTCCCGGCATCCACGCCCTTCAGGTCCAGGCCCCGACCTGCGCCACGGCAGCCGAGGAACGCCAGCTCCTCGAATCCGTCGCCCGCCAGGCCGGCGAGGTCCCCCTCTGGCGCGCGGTGAGCATTGCCACCCAGCGCGACGCCGACCTCGCCGCCGAGGTCGCCTCCTGGACCGACCTGGTGTCCACGGTGGTACTCGACACCGGCCGCGGCGGCACGGGCACCTCCTTCGACTGGTCCCTCATCCCCGCCAACCACCGCGAGCGCTACCTGCTTGCCGGGGGCATCGGACCGGACACCATCGTCGCCGCCGCCCAGACCGGATGCGGGGGAGTGGACCTCAACTCCCGCGTGGAGTATCCGCCCAGCGCCGACACCTGGGCCGGACACAAGGACCCCGCCGCAATCACCCACTGCCTCACCGCGCTGCGCCACGCCAGCGCCCCCATTGTTGAGAGGAACTCATGA
- a CDS encoding AzlC family ABC transporter permease yields MVSRETRADIAHAIHLTWAVGLGLIPLGLAFGLLMTQSGYAWWWTPIFSLVIYAGSVEFLAINLVATGIAPGAAALTGLLINFRHIFYGLTYPRHLISSRLGRAYSSYALTDESYAIVSAQPRASLNGTQVLAVQIFCQALWVIPGILGALIGSTLPQGIKGLEFALIALFVVLAWETFAQNRDWSLPLTAAALAVVCAVLIPHQMLVVALLGYFFILIARYCSPRLNGWLTLRAAGAPDPMQATPPVRTVTDVPPQSGGDKDE; encoded by the coding sequence ATTGTTTCACGTGAAACACGTGCGGACATCGCGCACGCCATCCACCTGACCTGGGCGGTGGGTCTGGGGCTGATTCCCCTGGGCCTGGCCTTCGGCCTGCTGATGACCCAGTCCGGGTACGCCTGGTGGTGGACGCCGATATTCTCCCTGGTCATCTACGCCGGGTCGGTGGAGTTTCTGGCCATCAACCTGGTGGCCACCGGGATCGCGCCAGGAGCCGCGGCCCTGACCGGGCTGCTGATTAACTTCCGGCACATCTTCTACGGGCTGACCTACCCGCGTCACCTCATCTCCTCGCGGCTGGGGCGGGCCTACTCCAGCTACGCGCTGACCGACGAGTCCTACGCCATCGTCTCCGCGCAGCCGCGGGCCAGCCTCAACGGCACCCAGGTGCTCGCCGTGCAGATCTTTTGCCAGGCGCTGTGGGTCATCCCCGGTATCCTCGGCGCGCTCATCGGGTCCACCCTGCCGCAGGGCATCAAGGGATTGGAGTTCGCACTCATCGCCTTGTTCGTCGTGCTCGCGTGGGAGACCTTCGCCCAGAACCGCGACTGGTCACTGCCGCTGACGGCCGCCGCCCTGGCGGTGGTGTGCGCGGTGCTCATCCCCCACCAGATGCTCGTGGTGGCCCTGCTGGGCTACTTCTTCATCCTCATCGCGCGCTACTGCTCCCCCCGCCTCAACGGCTGGCTGACGCTGCGCGCCGCCGGGGCTCCGGACCCCATGCAGGCCACCCCGCCCGTGCGCACCGTCACCGATGTGCCCCCACAGTCCGGGGGTGACAAGGATGAGTAA
- the trpA gene encoding tryptophan synthase subunit alpha, which yields MNRYAALFSRLSAAGEGAFVPFLMLGDPSPADLLATVRTVVAAGADALELGVPFSDPVADGPTVQRSHIRALAGGVTVADALEQVRTIRAEFPELPIGMLIYGNVAFTRGIESFYADFAAAGADSILLPDVPVREGAPFAAAATAAGVDPIFIAPAQASESTLRGVSALSQGYIYAISRDGVTGTERASQTTGLADVVANVARFGGAPILLGFGISTPQHVRDAIAAGAAGAITGSAITTIIERHCEPDPDRPSHSEHDIPAMHIRDRAALDAELTEFVRSMKAATKPTA from the coding sequence ATGAACCGTTACGCCGCACTCTTTTCTCGTCTGTCTGCCGCGGGGGAGGGCGCCTTTGTGCCCTTCCTCATGCTCGGCGATCCCTCCCCGGCCGATCTCTTAGCCACCGTGCGCACCGTCGTGGCCGCGGGTGCCGACGCCCTGGAGTTGGGCGTACCGTTTTCCGATCCCGTCGCCGACGGCCCCACAGTCCAGCGCTCCCACATCCGGGCGCTGGCCGGGGGAGTGACGGTGGCGGACGCCCTAGAGCAGGTGCGGACCATCCGCGCCGAGTTCCCGGAGCTGCCCATCGGCATGCTCATCTACGGCAACGTCGCTTTCACTCGGGGCATTGAGTCCTTCTATGCGGACTTCGCCGCCGCCGGCGCGGACTCCATTTTGCTTCCCGACGTCCCCGTGCGCGAGGGTGCCCCCTTCGCCGCGGCCGCCACCGCCGCTGGAGTGGACCCCATCTTCATCGCTCCGGCGCAGGCCTCCGAGTCCACCCTGCGTGGGGTCAGCGCCCTGTCGCAGGGGTACATCTACGCCATCTCCCGCGACGGCGTGACGGGAACGGAGCGGGCCTCCCAAACCACGGGGCTGGCGGACGTTGTGGCCAACGTGGCGCGCTTCGGCGGGGCACCGATCCTGCTCGGATTTGGCATCTCCACCCCGCAGCACGTCCGCGACGCGATCGCCGCGGGCGCGGCCGGGGCGATCACCGGATCGGCCATCACCACGATCATCGAGCGCCACTGCGAGCCCGACCCCGATCGCCCGAGCCATTCCGAGCACGACATCCCCGCGATGCACATCCGGGATCGCGCCGCCCTCGACGCCGAACTCACCGAGTTTGTGCGCTCCATGAAGGCCGCCACCAAGCCAACCGCGTAA
- a CDS encoding Rieske (2Fe-2S) protein — protein sequence MANAASDSTALNRPCSRRLFLAATASTFAGAVLAACGSGPREEVAAADVPVGSAIIVGDFIIAQPTAGEYKAYSTRCPHQKNRISKVEGDIVRCTAHNSKFSIVDGDVVDGPARTGMETADLKVKGDQLSVGN from the coding sequence ATGGCCAACGCTGCATCGGACTCAACCGCGCTCAACCGACCGTGCTCCCGGCGGCTCTTCCTTGCCGCCACCGCAAGCACCTTCGCTGGCGCCGTGCTGGCCGCCTGCGGCAGCGGGCCGCGCGAGGAGGTCGCCGCAGCCGACGTCCCCGTTGGCTCTGCCATCATCGTCGGGGACTTCATCATCGCCCAACCCACCGCGGGGGAGTACAAGGCCTACTCCACGCGCTGCCCCCACCAAAAGAACCGCATCAGCAAGGTTGAGGGCGACATCGTGCGCTGCACCGCCCACAATTCCAAGTTCTCCATCGTTGACGGCGACGTCGTCGACGGGCCCGCCCGCACCGGGATGGAGACCGCGGACCTGAAGGTCAAGGGCGACCAGTTAAGCGTCGGCAACTAG
- a CDS encoding AzlD domain-containing protein, with protein MSNWGLPEGITPAAVAAVLIPIALVTIALRQAPFSARRLLRRSKFLSTLGMTMPVGVMVVLVVYTLNAQRTAPGGLLAAGLALLATLGLHAWRRDSGLSILGGTACYMILVNLVF; from the coding sequence ATGAGTAACTGGGGTTTGCCGGAGGGGATCACGCCGGCGGCGGTGGCCGCGGTGCTCATCCCCATCGCGCTGGTGACAATCGCGCTGCGCCAGGCGCCGTTTAGCGCCCGACGGTTGCTGCGCCGCAGTAAGTTTTTATCCACCCTGGGCATGACCATGCCGGTCGGGGTGATGGTGGTGCTGGTGGTGTACACGCTCAACGCCCAGCGCACGGCCCCCGGCGGGCTGCTGGCCGCCGGGCTGGCCCTGCTGGCCACCTTGGGCCTGCACGCCTGGCGGCGCGATTCCGGGCTATCCATCCTCGGGGGGACGGCGTGCTACATGATCCTGGTGAACCTGGTGTTCTAA
- a CDS encoding NUDIX hydrolase codes for MNETDGRAAAPGGTPGAASPRQSGGGASRNRRRRNRRRTSQNSQHSAQPQQSAQPQQPQQSASTKEGGGASRRRRRRRSQRTSGEHGAEQQRQGAGRGQRGGARRGRSRRRQAHNQRTSGREQASGNLPTRVETSAGGLVVSGLAEAVQPDNSVDLTRIFVALIGRLDRRKRILWSMPKGHVEDGEERRATAEREVWEETGIHGEVFYDLGVIDYWFISEGVRIHKTVHHHLLRFVDGALNDEDPEVTEVSWIPVHQLIEHLAYSDERKLARIALDVLPQLARAEREAGRRTPR; via the coding sequence ATGAATGAGACGGATGGACGCGCAGCGGCGCCGGGTGGCACCCCCGGTGCTGCGTCGCCCCGCCAGTCGGGGGGTGGGGCGTCCCGGAATCGGCGGCGGCGCAATCGGCGGCGCACCAGCCAGAACTCGCAGCACTCGGCGCAGCCGCAGCAGTCAGCCCAGCCCCAGCAGCCGCAGCAGTCTGCGTCCACGAAGGAGGGCGGTGGTGCTTCTCGACGCCGCCGTCGGCGCCGTTCCCAGCGCACCTCCGGCGAGCACGGGGCTGAGCAGCAGCGCCAGGGCGCGGGGCGCGGGCAGCGCGGGGGCGCGCGGCGGGGACGCTCGCGGCGTCGGCAAGCGCACAATCAGCGCACCTCCGGCCGGGAGCAGGCGAGCGGAAATCTGCCGACCCGGGTGGAGACGTCTGCCGGCGGGCTGGTGGTTTCCGGCCTGGCGGAGGCGGTGCAGCCGGATAATAGTGTGGACCTGACGCGCATTTTTGTCGCGCTCATCGGCCGGCTTGACCGCCGCAAGCGTATCCTGTGGTCGATGCCCAAGGGCCACGTGGAGGATGGCGAGGAGCGGCGGGCCACCGCGGAGCGCGAGGTGTGGGAGGAGACCGGCATCCACGGCGAGGTGTTCTATGACCTCGGCGTGATTGATTATTGGTTCATCTCCGAGGGGGTGCGCATCCATAAGACCGTGCACCACCACCTGCTGCGCTTCGTGGACGGCGCCCTCAACGATGAGGACCCGGAGGTCACGGAGGTGTCCTGGATTCCGGTGCACCAGCTCATTGAGCACCTGGCGTACTCCGATGAGCGCAAGCTCGCCCGCATCGCCCTGGATGTGCTTCCCCAACTGGCCCGAGCAGAGCGGGAGGCAGGCAGGCGAACCCCGCGATGA
- a CDS encoding CCA tRNA nucleotidyltransferase codes for MNLPQDAPGTAYPNDPQDPNDPHDPHDPQAALGQLARAQAAIATLEPVLAPLAGAFTRRGESLYLVGGSVRDALLGRLGHDLDFTTSARPAVIAEILGDFAPAVWDTGIEFGTVSAEKDGQLIEITTFRSDTYDGQSRNPDVRFGDTLDADLIRRDFTVNAMAVELRPTPDHSRLTFEFHDPQDGFSALRRGELDTPAAPEQSFSDDPLRMLRAARFTAQLGLNVAPRVEAAMTAMAPQISRITAERIRAELDKLMAADAPWDGWDLLVRTGIADIIMPEVSGLALAPDEHLQHKDVYAHSMTVLRQAMDQEDPDSPEGSPDLILRWAALLHDCGKPDTRAPKPGGGVTFHHHEVVGAKLVRRRLRALKYPKNTIRDISQLVYLHMRFHGFGDGQWTDSAVRRYVTDAGDLLPRLHKLVRADCTTRNKRKARMLQETYDHLETRIAQIQEKEDLARVRPDLDGNEIMSILGLKPGPEVGRAWSYLKELRLDSGPLSHDEAVDALKRWWAEQD; via the coding sequence GTGAATCTACCGCAGGACGCCCCCGGGACCGCCTACCCGAACGACCCGCAGGACCCGAACGACCCGCACGACCCCCACGATCCGCAGGCGGCACTCGGGCAACTCGCCCGCGCCCAGGCCGCCATCGCCACGTTAGAACCCGTGCTCGCGCCGCTGGCCGGCGCCTTTACCCGCCGCGGCGAATCCCTCTACCTGGTCGGCGGATCCGTCCGCGACGCACTGCTCGGCCGCCTCGGCCACGACCTGGACTTCACCACCTCCGCCCGGCCGGCCGTCATCGCAGAAATCCTGGGCGACTTCGCCCCCGCCGTGTGGGACACCGGCATCGAATTTGGCACCGTCTCCGCAGAAAAAGACGGCCAACTAATAGAGATCACCACCTTCCGCTCCGACACCTACGACGGCCAATCCCGCAACCCCGACGTGCGCTTCGGAGACACCCTCGACGCCGACCTCATCCGCCGCGACTTCACCGTCAACGCCATGGCCGTCGAACTACGCCCCACCCCAGACCACAGCCGGCTCACCTTCGAATTCCACGACCCCCAAGACGGCTTCAGCGCCCTGCGCCGCGGCGAACTAGACACCCCCGCCGCCCCCGAACAATCCTTCTCCGACGACCCGCTGCGCATGCTGCGCGCCGCCCGCTTCACCGCCCAACTCGGCCTCAACGTCGCCCCCCGCGTCGAAGCAGCCATGACCGCCATGGCCCCCCAGATCAGCCGCATTACCGCCGAACGCATCCGCGCCGAACTAGACAAACTCATGGCTGCCGACGCCCCCTGGGACGGCTGGGACCTCCTGGTACGCACCGGCATCGCAGACATCATCATGCCCGAAGTCTCCGGACTCGCCCTCGCCCCCGACGAACACCTCCAACACAAAGACGTCTACGCCCACTCCATGACCGTGCTGCGCCAGGCCATGGACCAAGAAGACCCCGACAGCCCAGAAGGCAGCCCCGACCTGATCCTGCGCTGGGCCGCACTCCTCCACGACTGCGGCAAACCAGACACCCGCGCACCCAAACCCGGCGGCGGCGTGACCTTCCACCACCACGAAGTCGTCGGCGCCAAACTCGTACGCCGCCGACTCCGCGCCCTGAAATACCCCAAAAACACCATCCGCGACATCAGCCAACTGGTCTACCTCCACATGCGCTTCCACGGCTTCGGGGACGGCCAGTGGACCGACTCCGCCGTACGCCGCTACGTCACCGACGCCGGCGACCTACTTCCCCGCCTGCACAAACTCGTCCGCGCCGACTGCACCACACGCAACAAGCGCAAAGCCCGCATGCTTCAGGAAACCTACGACCACCTGGAAACACGCATCGCCCAGATCCAGGAAAAAGAAGACCTCGCCCGCGTGCGCCCGGACCTGGACGGAAACGAGATCATGAGCATCCTGGGACTCAAGCCCGGCCCAGAGGTGGGGCGCGCGTGGAGCTACCTCAAGGAGCTGCGACTCGACTCCGGACCGCTGAGCCACGACGAGGCCGTGGACGCCCTGAAAAGATGGTGGGCTGAACAGGACTAA
- a CDS encoding YqgE/AlgH family protein, with protein MAEEFFADRLFNALERNDPGPGMLLVSAPGIESLDFTRSVVVLIDHSTHGTYGVDLTRRSDVAVDNYFDFFTPVVSKPQAFYVGGPVRGNTVLGLGVTRPGLDISVHPHLIKLANRLVYIDLGADPDELKEQLEGMRLFMGVAQWEPGQLHEEIERGDWYVAPALPGDVIAPAGADLWADVMRRQQLPLPLVATFPSDPEDN; from the coding sequence ATGGCTGAAGAGTTCTTCGCCGACCGCCTCTTCAACGCGCTGGAGCGCAACGATCCCGGCCCCGGGATGCTGCTCGTGTCCGCCCCGGGCATTGAGTCGCTGGACTTCACCCGCTCGGTGGTGGTGCTCATCGACCACTCGACTCACGGCACCTACGGCGTGGACCTGACGCGGCGCAGCGACGTCGCGGTGGACAACTACTTCGACTTCTTCACCCCGGTGGTGTCCAAGCCGCAGGCGTTCTACGTGGGTGGGCCCGTGCGCGGCAATACGGTGTTGGGCCTCGGGGTGACGCGCCCGGGCCTGGATATCTCCGTCCACCCGCACCTGATCAAGCTGGCCAACCGCCTCGTCTACATCGACCTGGGTGCGGACCCGGACGAGTTAAAGGAGCAGCTTGAGGGGATGCGCCTGTTCATGGGCGTGGCGCAGTGGGAGCCCGGGCAGTTGCATGAGGAGATTGAGCGCGGCGATTGGTACGTCGCCCCGGCTCTTCCCGGCGATGTCATCGCGCCAGCGGGCGCGGACCTGTGGGCGGACGTCATGCGCCGCCAGCAGCTCCCCCTCCCCCTAGTGGCCACGTTCCCCTCCGACCCGGAGGACAATTGA
- the trpB gene encoding tryptophan synthase subunit beta produces the protein MSTQPDHPDRPDLTDEPQRATLLPAYFGEFGGQFVPESLIPALDQLEQAFVTAMKDPEFMAEYRGLLRDYLGRPTPLTECRNLPLEGQGRGHARIFLKREDLVHGGAHKTNQVIGQILLARAMGKKRIIAETGAGQHGTATALACALLGMECVIYMGAKDVERQAPNVYRMQLHGATVVPVDSGSGTLKDAVNEALRDWTATFHESHYLLGTAAGPHPFPTIVKEFHRVISQEAKAQFAEAVGGLPDCVVACVGGGSNAIGMFAEFIDEPSVELVGAEPAGEGISSGKHGATITNGQVGILHGARSYLMRNSDGQVEESYSISAGLDYPGVGPEHAHLSKSGRARYVGITDAEALESFQLLSRYEGIIPALESSHAFAYALKRARLAEEQGEQITIVVSLSGRGDKDVDHVRHTLEQHPELVVEDHR, from the coding sequence ATGAGCACTCAGCCAGACCACCCCGACCGCCCTGACCTCACCGACGAGCCGCAGCGCGCCACCCTGCTGCCTGCCTACTTCGGAGAGTTCGGCGGACAGTTCGTCCCCGAATCCCTTATCCCCGCCCTCGACCAACTCGAGCAGGCCTTTGTCACCGCGATGAAGGACCCCGAGTTCATGGCCGAATACCGCGGCCTGCTGCGCGACTACCTTGGTCGGCCCACGCCGCTGACCGAGTGCCGCAACCTGCCGCTGGAGGGACAGGGCCGGGGCCATGCCCGGATCTTTCTCAAGCGCGAGGACTTAGTCCACGGCGGCGCCCACAAGACCAACCAGGTGATTGGCCAGATCCTGCTGGCTCGCGCGATGGGCAAGAAGCGCATCATCGCAGAGACCGGCGCGGGCCAGCACGGCACCGCCACTGCCCTGGCCTGCGCCCTGTTGGGCATGGAGTGCGTGATCTACATGGGTGCCAAAGATGTGGAACGCCAGGCGCCCAACGTCTACCGCATGCAGCTGCACGGCGCGACGGTGGTGCCGGTGGATTCCGGTTCCGGCACGCTCAAGGACGCCGTCAATGAGGCCCTGCGAGACTGGACGGCCACCTTCCACGAGTCCCACTACCTGTTGGGCACGGCGGCGGGCCCGCACCCCTTCCCGACGATTGTCAAGGAATTCCACCGGGTGATCTCCCAGGAGGCCAAGGCGCAGTTCGCCGAGGCCGTCGGCGGGCTGCCGGACTGCGTGGTCGCGTGCGTGGGCGGTGGGTCCAACGCGATCGGCATGTTCGCGGAGTTCATCGACGAACCCTCCGTCGAACTGGTGGGTGCCGAGCCCGCGGGCGAGGGCATCTCCTCCGGCAAGCACGGCGCCACGATCACCAACGGGCAGGTGGGCATCCTGCACGGGGCGCGCTCGTACCTCATGCGCAACTCAGACGGGCAGGTCGAGGAGTCCTATTCCATCTCCGCGGGCCTGGACTACCCGGGCGTGGGCCCGGAGCACGCGCACCTGTCCAAGTCGGGGCGGGCCCGCTACGTGGGCATCACCGATGCGGAGGCGCTGGAGTCCTTCCAGTTGCTCTCGCGCTATGAGGGCATCATCCCCGCGCTGGAGTCCTCCCACGCCTTCGCCTATGCACTCAAGCGGGCGCGCCTGGCCGAGGAGCAGGGGGAGCAGATTACTATCGTCGTTTCTTTGTCCGGTCGCGGCGACAAGGATGTGGATCACGTGCGCCACACCTTGGAGCAGCACCCTGAACTGGTTGTGGAGGACCACCGATGA
- a CDS encoding bile acid:sodium symporter family protein, with translation MLRRLDPLIVLILSAVILAIIAPASGSFAHWFSWATTFAIAALFFLQGARLSPREALEGLSNWKLHLLILAFTFLVFPIIGVALRPLSAVTSPELYQGVLYLTLVPSTVQSSIAFTSIARGNVAGAIVAASLSNLVGVVLTPLLVMALMGGSGGLHIDASVFLDVALQLFFPFMLGQLLRPWVKNFAARKATSIVDRGSITMVVYSAFSGSVVAGIWSDTQVTDILIVVALSIVLVAFMLWLTRTVARRLGFPRKDIIAIEFCGTKKSLSSAVPMASIMFGGAQLGLLIVPIMIFHQVQLMMCSWLASRYAQADGARG, from the coding sequence GTGTTACGGCGTCTGGACCCGCTCATCGTACTCATCCTCAGCGCGGTCATCCTTGCAATCATCGCCCCCGCCAGCGGCAGCTTCGCCCACTGGTTCTCCTGGGCAACCACCTTTGCCATCGCGGCGCTCTTCTTCCTCCAGGGCGCCCGCCTCTCGCCCCGCGAGGCCCTAGAGGGCTTAAGCAACTGGAAACTCCACCTGCTCATCCTGGCGTTTACCTTCCTGGTCTTTCCCATCATCGGGGTGGCGCTGCGTCCCCTGTCCGCGGTGACCTCGCCGGAGCTCTATCAGGGCGTGCTGTACCTGACGCTGGTGCCGTCAACCGTGCAATCATCCATCGCCTTTACCTCCATCGCGCGCGGCAACGTGGCGGGGGCGATTGTCGCGGCGTCGTTAAGCAACCTCGTGGGAGTGGTGCTCACCCCGCTGCTGGTGATGGCGCTCATGGGCGGCAGTGGGGGATTGCATATCGACGCCTCCGTCTTCCTCGACGTCGCCCTCCAACTGTTCTTCCCCTTCATGCTCGGCCAACTGCTGCGGCCGTGGGTGAAGAATTTTGCCGCCCGCAAGGCCACCTCGATTGTGGATCGCGGATCCATCACCATGGTCGTCTACTCGGCGTTCTCCGGGTCCGTCGTCGCCGGGATTTGGTCCGACACCCAGGTCACGGACATCCTCATCGTCGTGGCCTTGTCCATCGTGCTCGTGGCGTTCATGCTGTGGCTCACACGCACCGTCGCCCGCCGGCTGGGCTTCCCCCGCAAGGACATCATCGCCATCGAGTTCTGCGGCACCAAGAAGTCTCTGTCCTCGGCGGTGCCCATGGCCTCCATCATGTTCGGCGGCGCCCAGCTGGGCCTGCTCATCGTGCCCATCATGATCTTCCACCAGGTGCAGCTGATGATGTGCTCCTGGCTGGCCAGCCGCTACGCCCAGGCGGACGGCGCCCGCGGCTAA